The Chitinophagales bacterium genome has a segment encoding these proteins:
- a CDS encoding type IX secretion system membrane protein PorP/SprF, giving the protein MALLLLLLQAGVVYGQQEPQYTQFMYNKLPINAGYTGSREVLSIRALYRNQWTGIDGAPQTTTVSIHSPFKKEHSAMGFFLVNDRLGVTNQTWFDVSYAYRVPLGKGVKLSIGINAGILWYKSNLSELNPLEQQDPVFQENVSRILPDVGAGLYIYHKYFYVGASVPNFIKGDLYNKDQVDALAQSSQGSFTSASRTPHFFALAGGVIPAGKVLKIRPQIMYKYIASAEQKIPHEFDFNLSLLIYDRVNIGGTYRTAFHNKKTGLTNSDSFDALLEVWPTKQLLIGFAYDYTLTKLGDYNNGSYEVILGYDFGFEKKKVITPRYF; this is encoded by the coding sequence ATGGCGTTGCTACTGTTACTATTACAAGCAGGAGTGGTATACGGACAACAAGAACCACAGTACACGCAGTTCATGTATAACAAGTTGCCAATCAACGCAGGTTACACAGGTTCTAGAGAGGTGCTAAGCATTAGGGCACTGTATAGAAACCAGTGGACAGGCATAGATGGAGCACCACAGACAACGACAGTGAGTATTCACTCACCGTTTAAGAAAGAACACTCAGCCATGGGCTTTTTCTTAGTGAACGACAGACTAGGTGTAACGAACCAAACATGGTTTGATGTAAGTTACGCATACCGAGTACCACTAGGCAAAGGCGTAAAGTTAAGCATTGGTATCAATGCAGGTATACTATGGTATAAGAGCAACTTATCGGAGTTAAATCCATTGGAACAACAAGATCCAGTATTCCAAGAGAATGTAAGTAGAATACTTCCAGATGTAGGAGCAGGACTATATATCTATCACAAGTATTTTTATGTAGGAGCGAGTGTACCTAACTTTATCAAAGGCGACTTGTACAACAAAGACCAAGTAGACGCACTAGCACAGAGTTCACAAGGTAGCTTTACAAGTGCAAGCAGAACACCACACTTTTTTGCACTAGCAGGAGGTGTAATACCAGCAGGTAAGGTACTTAAAATCAGACCACAGATAATGTACAAATACATAGCTAGTGCAGAGCAAAAGATACCACATGAGTTTGACTTTAACTTAAGCTTACTCATTTACGATAGAGTAAACATAGGCGGAACCTATAGAACTGCCTTTCACAACAAGAAGACAGGACTAACGAACAGCGATAGCTTCGATGCACTTTTAGAGGTATGGCCAACCAAACAACTGTTAATAGGCTTTGCCTATGATTATACACTAACCAAACTCGGAGATTATAACAATGGTAGTTATGAAGTGATACTAGGCTATGACTTTGGCTTTGAGAAGAAAAAAGTAATCACACCAAGATATTTTTAA
- a CDS encoding OmpA family protein: MKKGQKYIKRAIKINISKIVLLLMMLLFLGMQTKAQVIEGGGVTENAIGGISKAEKLYNDLAYKEAIPLYEDYLKKKGEGDVKAMSELGDCYRLTSNFVQAEYWYGKAVNAGDELDPKYKLYYAQMLQANEKYEEAAKWYANYKQSVPEDKRAGNQLKASADYGQYLLSRDRYEIHNLDFNSGGYDFGPYYKDGGLYYSSSRDSSKAIGREHTWTGTQFFDMYFVEGKGTKFDSKPKQLKDDASTKYHEATPSFTPEGNKVYFTRNNYYHGKTGKSDDKIVKLKIYESEVNGLKWEKDKEFAYNNDEYSVGHPALTPDGNTMYFISDMPGGYGGTDVYVTQKEGEGSWGTPKNLGPEINTEGMEMFPYVDKDNNLYFASDGHGGLGGLDIFRTKVDAKTDKVGKIRNIGAPINSSYDDFGLVYGEDKSTGYFTSNREGGHGLDDIYSFEDDGIYLEGIVVDAQTGEPICESKVKMIAKTTSSEEGRTETECDGEFEFGVIKNMDYCFEASAEGYASNNSVCATTKGVEPGGTVFVKIPLEKSKEYAMSITVLGKSLESLNTPNTTTPESIENIDNKTPENTHPLAGAKILLSSKCEGWTKALVADENGKICEIVRCDCDYIVVANKEGYLPGYTEVIKDDGDCKIDMRCGVNPKEVEVILDPIPGGMIDTDGDGIPDSYPDGEKSEPIVLKDIYYDFDKWYIREESEGDLNKLLSFMQENPSVIVEIGSHTDSRAPYDYNIKLSQRRAQSVVNWLIARGISKNRLQAKGYGETQPVNGCTDGVPCSEYEHQRNRRTEFRIVGGGYDFKSLQRFDMQVNPCRDCPF, from the coding sequence ATGAAAAAGGGACAAAAATATATAAAAAGAGCAATAAAAATAAACATAAGCAAAATAGTACTATTACTTATGATGCTCCTGTTTTTAGGCATGCAAACCAAAGCACAAGTAATAGAAGGCGGTGGAGTTACAGAAAATGCAATAGGAGGCATAAGCAAAGCAGAGAAGTTATACAACGACTTAGCCTACAAAGAAGCGATACCATTATATGAAGATTACCTAAAGAAAAAAGGTGAAGGCGATGTCAAAGCGATGAGCGAGTTAGGCGATTGCTATAGATTAACATCTAACTTTGTACAAGCAGAGTATTGGTATGGCAAAGCAGTAAATGCAGGAGATGAATTAGATCCAAAATACAAGCTATACTACGCACAAATGCTACAGGCAAATGAGAAGTATGAAGAAGCAGCAAAGTGGTATGCCAATTACAAGCAAAGTGTACCAGAAGATAAAAGAGCAGGGAATCAACTCAAAGCAAGTGCGGACTACGGACAGTACTTACTAAGTAGAGATAGATACGAAATACATAATTTAGATTTTAACAGTGGTGGATATGATTTTGGACCATATTACAAAGACGGTGGCTTATACTACTCCTCAAGTAGAGACAGTTCAAAAGCAATAGGCAGAGAACACACATGGACAGGGACACAGTTTTTTGATATGTACTTTGTAGAAGGAAAAGGTACGAAGTTCGATAGCAAGCCAAAACAGCTAAAAGACGATGCCAGTACGAAGTATCACGAAGCAACACCAAGCTTCACACCAGAAGGGAATAAGGTATATTTTACTAGAAACAACTACTATCATGGCAAGACAGGCAAGAGTGATGATAAGATAGTAAAGTTAAAGATATACGAATCGGAGGTGAATGGACTGAAGTGGGAGAAAGACAAAGAGTTTGCCTATAATAACGATGAATATAGTGTAGGACATCCAGCACTTACACCAGATGGTAATACGATGTATTTTATCAGTGATATGCCAGGTGGTTACGGTGGTACAGATGTATATGTAACACAGAAAGAAGGCGAAGGCAGTTGGGGTACACCAAAGAACTTAGGACCAGAAATCAACACAGAAGGCATGGAGATGTTTCCGTATGTAGATAAAGATAATAACCTATATTTTGCTAGTGATGGACATGGCGGATTAGGCGGTCTAGACATCTTTAGAACGAAAGTAGACGCAAAGACAGACAAAGTAGGTAAGATAAGAAACATAGGAGCACCAATCAACAGTTCGTATGATGACTTTGGCTTGGTGTATGGCGAAGACAAAAGCACAGGATACTTTACATCGAACAGAGAAGGTGGACATGGCTTAGATGACATTTATAGCTTTGAGGATGATGGCATATATTTAGAAGGAATAGTAGTAGATGCACAAACAGGCGAGCCGATATGTGAGAGTAAAGTAAAGATGATTGCCAAAACTACGAGCAGTGAAGAAGGAAGAACAGAAACGGAATGTGATGGAGAGTTTGAGTTTGGAGTGATTAAGAATATGGATTACTGTTTTGAGGCGAGTGCAGAAGGTTATGCAAGCAACAATAGTGTGTGTGCTACAACCAAAGGCGTAGAGCCAGGTGGAACAGTATTTGTAAAAATACCATTAGAGAAGAGCAAAGAATATGCTATGAGTATAACAGTACTAGGTAAGAGCTTAGAGAGCTTAAACACACCAAATACTACGACACCAGAAAGCATAGAAAACATAGACAACAAAACACCAGAGAATACCCATCCACTGGCAGGAGCGAAGATACTATTGTCTAGCAAGTGTGAAGGATGGACAAAAGCACTAGTAGCAGATGAGAATGGTAAGATATGCGAGATAGTAAGATGCGACTGTGATTACATAGTAGTAGCCAACAAAGAAGGATACCTACCAGGATATACAGAAGTAATCAAAGATGATGGCGATTGTAAGATAGACATGAGATGTGGTGTTAATCCAAAAGAAGTAGAAGTAATACTAGATCCAATACCAGGTGGTATGATAGACACAGATGGCGATGGCATACCAGACAGCTATCCAGATGGCGAGAAATCAGAACCAATCGTACTAAAAGACATATACTATGACTTTGACAAGTGGTACATAAGAGAAGAGAGTGAAGGCGACTTAAACAAGTTACTTAGCTTCATGCAAGAGAACCCAAGTGTGATAGTAGAAATTGGCTCACATACCGACTCAAGAGCACCATATGATTATAACATCAAGCTATCGCAACGCAGAGCACAGAGTGTAGTGAACTGGTTGATAGCAAGAGGCATCAGCAAGAATAGACTACAAGCCAAAGGCTATGGTGAAACACAACCAGTAAATGGTTGTACCGATGGTGTACCATGTAGCGAGTACGAACACCAAAGAAACAGAAGAACAGAATTTAGAATAGTAGGTGGTGGCTACGACTTCAAATCACTACAAAGATTTGATATGCAAGTCAACCCATGTAGAGACTGCCCATTCTAA
- the rocD gene encoding ornithine--oxo-acid transaminase, which translates to MKDSAYYIGLEDKFGAHNYHPLPVVLNKGKGIFVWDVDGKKYFDFLSAYSAVNQGHCHPKIINALQEQAEQLTLTSRAFYNDALGAYEQYITQLLGYDKVLPMNTGVEGGETAIKLARKWAYEVKGVEENKAKIIFANNNFMGRTIAAVSASTDPSSYKGFGPFVPGFEKIPYNDIPALEQALQDKTVAAFFVEPIQGEAGVIVPDDGYLQQVRALCTQYNVLFIADEVQTGIARTGKMMCCDHDHVKPDILILGKALSGGVMPISAVLANDEIMLCIKPGEHGSTFGGNPLACKVAMAALEVIQEENLIENAATMGEIFRNELKALNHPLVKEIRGKGLLNAIEIKQKHEYDNEWNHEDELAWNLCLHMRDNGLLAKPTHGNIIRFAPPLVINEQQLNQALEIIKSALNSIVA; encoded by the coding sequence ATGAAAGATAGTGCTTATTACATTGGACTAGAAGATAAATTTGGTGCACATAATTATCATCCATTACCAGTAGTACTAAATAAAGGAAAAGGCATTTTTGTTTGGGATGTAGATGGTAAAAAGTACTTCGATTTTTTGTCGGCATACTCTGCTGTCAATCAAGGACATTGTCATCCAAAAATAATAAATGCATTACAAGAACAAGCAGAACAACTAACACTTACATCAAGAGCTTTCTATAATGATGCACTAGGAGCATACGAACAATACATTACACAGCTTTTAGGTTACGATAAGGTATTGCCAATGAATACTGGAGTTGAAGGTGGTGAAACTGCTATCAAGTTAGCAAGAAAATGGGCTTACGAAGTAAAAGGCGTAGAAGAAAATAAAGCTAAAATTATTTTTGCCAACAATAATTTTATGGGACGAACCATTGCTGCTGTTTCTGCCTCAACAGATCCAAGTTCATACAAAGGTTTTGGTCCATTTGTTCCTGGATTTGAAAAAATTCCTTATAACGATATTCCTGCTTTAGAGCAAGCATTGCAAGACAAAACAGTAGCTGCATTTTTTGTAGAACCAATACAAGGCGAAGCTGGTGTAATTGTTCCTGATGATGGTTATCTACAACAAGTTCGTGCTTTGTGTACACAATATAATGTATTGTTTATTGCCGATGAAGTACAAACAGGAATTGCCAGAACTGGAAAAATGATGTGCTGCGACCACGATCATGTAAAACCAGATATTCTTATTTTGGGTAAAGCGTTGAGTGGTGGTGTTATGCCAATAAGTGCAGTTTTAGCTAATGATGAAATTATGTTGTGCATTAAACCAGGCGAACATGGTTCTACTTTTGGTGGAAATCCTTTGGCTTGTAAAGTAGCAATGGCTGCATTAGAAGTCATTCAAGAAGAAAATCTTATTGAAAATGCTGCTACAATGGGCGAGATTTTTAGAAATGAACTCAAAGCATTAAATCATCCATTGGTGAAAGAGATAAGAGGAAAAGGTTTGTTGAATGCAATAGAAATCAAACAAAAGCATGAGTACGATAATGAATGGAACCATGAAGATGAATTGGCTTGGAACTTGTGTTTACACATGCGAGATAATGGATTATTAGCTAAACCTACTCATGGTAATATTATTCGATTTGCACCACCATTAGTTATTAATGAACAACAACTCAATCAAGCATTAGAAATTATAAAATCAGCACTTAATTCAATCGTCGCTTAA
- a CDS encoding EamA family transporter produces the protein MELKQKAYLQIHIAVFLWGITAILGKLISYSELVLVWYRMTMVSVLFLFFPSIYKELKTLSQSTIIKVGAIGILVALHWVCFYGSIKYANASVALSCLALTSFFTAIIEPIITKTPFNKAELLLGILVIPGIWLISQSINTNYYIGLILGLLAALLAAIFTSLNKKETQHTPPKVTVFIQLGCGALFLSLIMPIYLQFFPNSFYLPDGRDLILLIILAVICTILPYILYLKSLKVLTAFATNLINNLEPIYGIILAAIFFQENKELSISFYIGTLIILLAVFIDPMVQKTVNRPKH, from the coding sequence ATGGAACTTAAACAAAAGGCATATTTACAAATACACATTGCTGTTTTTTTATGGGGAATTACGGCTATTCTTGGTAAACTAATTTCGTACTCGGAATTGGTTTTGGTTTGGTACAGAATGACTATGGTAAGTGTTCTGTTTTTATTTTTTCCAAGCATCTATAAAGAACTAAAAACATTAAGCCAATCGACTATTATAAAAGTTGGTGCTATTGGAATTTTAGTAGCATTACATTGGGTTTGTTTTTATGGTTCTATCAAATATGCTAATGCTTCTGTTGCTCTAAGTTGCTTGGCTTTGACTTCTTTTTTTACGGCTATTATTGAACCAATAATTACTAAAACACCATTCAACAAAGCAGAACTATTATTAGGTATTTTGGTCATTCCTGGAATATGGTTAATCAGTCAATCGATTAATACCAATTATTATATTGGATTGATTTTAGGTTTACTTGCAGCTTTGTTAGCAGCAATATTTACATCGCTCAATAAAAAGGAAACACAACATACGCCACCAAAAGTTACGGTGTTTATACAATTAGGTTGTGGTGCTTTATTTTTAAGTTTAATTATGCCAATCTACTTGCAATTTTTTCCAAATAGTTTTTATTTGCCAGATGGTAGAGATTTAATTTTACTAATAATATTAGCTGTAATCTGCACCATTTTACCTTATATTTTATATTTAAAATCGTTGAAAGTATTGACTGCCTTTGCTACCAACTTAATCAACAATTTAGAACCAATTTATGGTATTATTTTAGCCGCTATTTTTTTTCAAGAAAACAAAGAATTATCCATTAGCTTTTATATAGGAACTTTAATTATATTATTAGCTGTTTTTATTGATCCAATGGTACAAAAAACGGTTAACCGACCAAAGCATTGA
- a CDS encoding DUF962 domain-containing protein encodes MEKKYQSLKAFYPYYLTEHSNPTCRVLHYVGTGLVILALVWLIVQPTWWKVAMLPLLGYTFAWIGHFFFEKNKPATFQYPFYSLASDFIMFYHFLTRQIDDKLAEAKATIS; translated from the coding sequence ATGGAAAAGAAATATCAATCACTAAAAGCATTTTATCCATATTATTTAACAGAACATAGCAATCCAACCTGTAGAGTGTTGCACTATGTAGGAACAGGTTTAGTTATACTAGCGTTGGTTTGGTTAATCGTTCAACCAACTTGGTGGAAAGTAGCAATGTTGCCTTTATTAGGTTATACTTTTGCTTGGATAGGTCATTTCTTTTTTGAGAAAAATAAACCAGCAACTTTTCAATATCCGTTTTATAGCTTAGCATCAGATTTTATAATGTTCTATCATTTTCTAACTAGACAAATAGACGATAAGCTAGCAGAAGCAAAAGCTACTATTTCATAA
- a CDS encoding HAMP domain-containing histidine kinase: MNKNFVAFASVCLFLGLMGLAVLQIVWLQKAVKSRAQDFDNDVFQAMYDMANDIENINLEPMLNAAFSQSHINNHITSKLNKHNEDLILNYYDTLGNYKQYVFPKDSFDAEKYRALKSRMLKTLPIEFDNLQELMAKQMISLLPINEWLDTSKLQSIIDKNLAHRGIKTTVQYGITEMAPNNFVLISKGVPLALLYKSKYEMELFSRSAFGGQKTLKLLFPERDKYLYFSMWPMILSSLFFFLLTVAAFGMSFQIIFQQKKLSDMKNDFISNMTHELKTPIATISLASEMLRDKSIASIESNRSKYANIIYDENKRLANHVENVLQIAKLDKGEIQLNKDYRNINEIIESVANRFSLMLEGLNGQIVMNFQAKNNVLYIDELHISNMINNLIDNAIKYNEETPLIKINTLDTPKGIQIEVIDNGIGLSKENQNKIFDKFYRVTKGDVHTVKGFGLGLSYVKSIVEAHEGKISVESKLKEGSKFIIQLPINN; encoded by the coding sequence GTGAATAAAAATTTTGTAGCATTTGCTTCTGTTTGTCTTTTCTTAGGATTAATGGGTTTGGCTGTTTTGCAAATAGTTTGGTTGCAGAAAGCAGTAAAATCTCGTGCTCAAGATTTTGATAATGATGTTTTTCAAGCAATGTATGACATGGCTAACGATATTGAAAACATCAATTTAGAACCAATGTTAAATGCAGCATTTAGTCAATCGCACATCAATAATCACATTACATCAAAACTAAACAAACACAACGAAGACTTAATTCTTAATTACTACGACACACTAGGCAACTATAAACAATATGTGTTTCCTAAAGATTCTTTCGATGCAGAAAAATATAGAGCATTAAAATCTAGAATGCTAAAAACGCTACCTATTGAATTTGATAACTTACAAGAATTAATGGCAAAACAAATGATTAGTTTATTGCCAATTAACGAGTGGTTAGATACGAGTAAACTACAAAGTATTATTGATAAAAACTTAGCACATAGAGGAATAAAAACAACGGTACAATATGGTATTACAGAAATGGCACCCAACAATTTTGTACTAATTTCAAAAGGAGTACCACTTGCATTATTGTATAAATCAAAGTACGAAATGGAACTATTTAGTCGTAGTGCTTTTGGTGGACAAAAAACATTAAAATTGCTTTTTCCAGAAAGAGATAAGTACTTATATTTTTCAATGTGGCCAATGATATTGAGTTCTTTGTTTTTCTTCTTGTTAACAGTTGCAGCATTTGGCATGTCGTTTCAAATTATATTTCAACAAAAGAAATTATCAGACATGAAAAATGATTTCATTAGCAATATGACACACGAACTCAAAACACCAATTGCTACTATTTCTTTAGCTAGCGAAATGTTGAGAGATAAATCAATTGCATCTATAGAAAGCAATAGAAGTAAATATGCTAATATCATATATGATGAGAACAAAAGATTAGCCAATCATGTAGAAAATGTACTACAAATTGCCAAGCTAGACAAAGGCGAAATTCAGCTGAATAAAGATTATAGAAATATTAATGAGATAATAGAGTCGGTTGCTAATAGATTTTCTTTAATGCTTGAAGGTTTAAACGGACAAATAGTAATGAACTTTCAAGCAAAAAATAATGTTTTGTATATAGATGAATTACACATCTCTAATATGATAAATAATTTAATAGATAACGCAATAAAATATAATGAAGAAACTCCGTTAATTAAAATTAACACTTTAGACACACCAAAAGGCATACAAATTGAGGTAATAGATAATGGAATTGGTTTATCTAAAGAAAATCAAAATAAAATATTTGATAAATTTTATAGAGTAACCAAAGGCGATGTGCATACTGTAAAAGGTTTTGGTTTAGGTTTGAGTTATGTAAAATCTATTGTAGAAGCACACGAAGGAAAAATTAGTGTAGAAAGCAAATTAAAAGAAGGTTCAAAATTTATAATACAATTACCAATAAATAATTAA
- a CDS encoding response regulator transcription factor, translated as MSTTTNKKVLLVEDDPNLGMLLEEYLKHKNFEVDLKRDGAEGLFAYRKNKYDIILLDVMMPKKDGFTVAEEIRADDAEVPIIFLTAKSMKEDKIKGLTIGADDYITKPFSMEILELKMNAILRRTEKVEVKQAENEYFAGNSRLDYKNHKLIVKGKEIKLTTKENELLRLFFERQDELLERDIALKHVWQDDSYFTARSMDVFISKIRKYLKADDTLTIMNIHGQGYKLVVNN; from the coding sequence ATGAGTACAACAACAAACAAAAAAGTATTACTAGTAGAAGACGATCCAAATTTAGGCATGTTACTAGAAGAATATTTAAAGCACAAAAACTTTGAGGTAGATTTAAAAAGAGATGGAGCAGAAGGTCTTTTTGCTTATAGAAAAAATAAATATGATATTATATTGCTTGATGTGATGATGCCAAAGAAAGATGGCTTTACTGTAGCAGAAGAAATTAGAGCAGACGATGCCGAAGTGCCTATTATTTTTCTTACAGCTAAGTCGATGAAAGAAGACAAAATTAAAGGTTTAACTATTGGTGCAGACGATTACATTACCAAACCTTTTTCTATGGAAATCTTAGAATTAAAAATGAATGCTATTTTAAGAAGAACAGAAAAAGTAGAAGTTAAACAAGCAGAAAATGAATATTTTGCAGGTAACTCTAGGTTAGATTATAAAAATCATAAATTAATAGTTAAAGGAAAAGAAATAAAATTAACGACTAAAGAAAATGAGTTACTACGACTATTTTTTGAAAGACAAGACGAATTATTAGAGCGAGATATTGCACTAAAACATGTTTGGCAAGACGATAGTTATTTTACTGCAAGAAGTATGGATGTTTTTATATCTAAAATTAGAAAATATCTAAAAGCAGACGATACTTTAACCATCATGAATATTCACGGACAAGGTTACAAGCTAGTAGTTAATAATTAA
- a CDS encoding bile acid:sodium symporter family protein — protein sequence MLDLDNIQVHFSPNGLLFLNICLGYILFGIALNLTIADFKLILKQPKTILVGAFSQFIAFPFFTFLLVLLWKPAAPLALGMFLVAACPGGNISNYITHLSKGNTALSITLTAIATVLAIFFTPINFAFYASKYEATNALLHTIHLDFFDLLKSVFMLLAIPLCLGMIVRHYFPEFTKKTKQFFSVTSLIIFVGFLVVACVNNFDNFKLYIKVIVLLVLVHNLLGFFLGYLIAKLAKLDMASVKTITIETGIQNAGLGLVLIFNFFGGMGGMALIAAWWGIWHIIAGLILSTILRRKV from the coding sequence ATTTTGGATTTAGACAATATACAAGTACATTTTAGTCCAAATGGATTATTATTTCTTAATATTTGTTTAGGATATATTTTATTTGGCATTGCATTAAATCTTACTATAGCAGATTTTAAACTTATTTTAAAGCAACCTAAAACAATTTTAGTTGGTGCATTTTCGCAGTTTATTGCTTTTCCTTTTTTTACATTTTTACTAGTACTGCTTTGGAAACCAGCTGCACCATTGGCATTAGGTATGTTTTTAGTAGCAGCATGTCCTGGTGGAAACATCTCCAATTATATTACACATTTATCTAAAGGTAATACAGCATTATCTATAACACTTACAGCAATAGCAACTGTTTTAGCTATATTTTTTACACCAATAAATTTTGCTTTTTATGCTAGTAAGTATGAAGCAACCAATGCATTACTACACACTATTCATTTAGATTTTTTTGATTTACTAAAAAGTGTATTTATGTTATTGGCTATTCCTTTGTGTTTAGGAATGATAGTACGACATTATTTTCCTGAGTTTACAAAAAAGACCAAGCAATTTTTCTCTGTTACTTCTTTAATCATTTTTGTAGGATTTTTGGTTGTTGCTTGCGTTAATAATTTTGACAATTTTAAATTATATATAAAAGTAATAGTACTATTAGTATTGGTACATAATTTACTTGGATTTTTTTTAGGATATTTAATTGCCAAATTAGCCAAGTTAGATATGGCTTCAGTAAAAACCATTACCATAGAAACAGGCATTCAAAATGCAGGTTTAGGTTTAGTGTTGATTTTTAATTTCTTTGGCGGAATGGGTGGTATGGCATTAATTGCAGCATGGTGGGGAATTTGGCACATCATTGCTGGATTAATACTTTCTACAATATTAAGAAGAAAAGTATAA
- a CDS encoding TauD/TfdA family dioxygenase produces MKTSFLDKNKPPLIIEPSSGDNSKATLINWINENHQQVEDDLTKHGAILFKHFDIQSPQDFEAVAKAVDSDLKNDYMGTSPRDKKTDFVFSASELPAHYPIMQHCEMSFLPSAPRRLFFYCHTAPEYGGETPICDFRKVYLGLNDEVRTAFENKGVKHIRNYSSPNDKSKSAFQLKKWDELFHTKDKAVIAEKAKLHDIQLEWKENDGLRMINKSDAFKIHPKTGEMVWFNHTQVFHVDAAAIEYEKIHQRQKRWETFKYSALLEVLTWWKKKTKNPFDQSMHVTFGDDTEIPEDYVEHVIDVIWDNLSIYAWEKGDIICIDNFSTSHGRLPYTGDREVMVSWTS; encoded by the coding sequence ATGAAAACATCTTTTTTAGATAAAAATAAACCACCATTAATTATTGAACCAAGTTCTGGTGATAACTCAAAAGCAACATTAATTAATTGGATTAATGAAAATCATCAGCAAGTAGAAGATGATTTAACCAAGCATGGTGCAATCTTGTTTAAGCATTTCGATATACAATCGCCACAAGATTTTGAAGCGGTTGCTAAAGCTGTTGATAGCGATTTAAAGAATGATTATATGGGAACTTCTCCTAGAGATAAAAAAACAGATTTTGTTTTTTCTGCTAGTGAGTTGCCAGCACATTATCCAATTATGCAACATTGCGAAATGAGTTTTTTGCCTTCTGCACCACGACGATTATTTTTCTACTGTCATACTGCACCAGAATATGGTGGCGAAACACCTATCTGCGATTTTAGAAAAGTGTATTTAGGATTGAATGATGAAGTGCGAACGGCTTTCGAAAACAAAGGCGTTAAACACATTAGAAATTATTCTTCGCCAAATGATAAAAGTAAAAGTGCTTTTCAATTAAAAAAATGGGACGAGTTATTTCATACTAAAGATAAAGCGGTTATTGCTGAAAAAGCCAAGCTACACGATATACAACTAGAATGGAAAGAGAATGATGGTTTGAGAATGATTAATAAAAGTGATGCTTTTAAAATACATCCAAAAACTGGAGAAATGGTTTGGTTTAATCATACACAAGTTTTTCATGTTGATGCTGCGGCTATTGAGTATGAGAAAATTCATCAGCGACAAAAAAGATGGGAAACTTTTAAATACAGTGCTTTGTTAGAAGTATTGACTTGGTGGAAAAAGAAAACCAAAAATCCGTTTGACCAAAGTATGCATGTTACTTTTGGTGATGATACCGAAATTCCTGAAGATTATGTAGAGCATGTTATTGATGTAATTTGGGACAATTTATCAATTTATGCTTGGGAAAAAGGTGATATCATTTGTATCGATAATTTTTCTACATCGCACGGACGACTACCTTATACTGGTGATAGAGAAGTGATGGTAAGCTGGACATCTTAA
- a CDS encoding GNAT family N-acetyltransferase, whose protein sequence is MKIAVINFDIYLTPYYKTAYVELFDLIQKNKQRLSNSFSKMLPQNETKDKSLLFVLDKMKQWKQKKQFAFLIFNSEDKIIGHFNIREINWHKQEAELSYWLDEAYVGKGTMTAIIQTMCNWLFTTTTIKRVIAKVVVGNVASEKVLSKNGFQYEGTLSKACSNYYNEAQDANQFALEKR, encoded by the coding sequence ATGAAAATAGCCGTAATTAATTTTGATATTTACTTGACACCATACTACAAAACTGCTTATGTAGAGTTATTTGATTTAATTCAAAAAAATAAACAACGACTGAGTAATAGTTTTTCTAAAATGCTACCACAAAACGAAACGAAAGATAAAAGTTTATTGTTTGTGTTAGATAAAATGAAACAATGGAAACAAAAGAAACAGTTTGCTTTTTTAATTTTTAATAGTGAAGATAAAATTATAGGTCATTTTAATATAAGAGAAATTAATTGGCATAAACAAGAAGCCGAATTGTCGTATTGGTTAGATGAAGCATATGTAGGAAAAGGCACTATGACTGCAATTATACAAACAATGTGCAATTGGTTGTTTACTACTACGACCATAAAACGAGTAATTGCCAAAGTAGTAGTAGGCAATGTTGCTAGTGAAAAAGTATTAAGTAAAAACGGATTTCAGTACGAAGGTACACTTTCAAAAGCATGTAGCAACTATTATAATGAAGCACAAGATGCCAATCAGTTTGCTTTAGAGAAAAGGTAG